The stretch of DNA GACGGCAAGATCGTCGATTTCTGAGACTGCGGTCCATGGCTGTCAGGTTGACGCCGATGATTGCCCCTCAGAACTAACCTACCGGGGTCGAGCCACTGGCCTCGCCCCGTCTTTCGGACCCCGTAAATGGGGCGAGGGGACGTGCCATGCGAGAGATTGGCGAGGAACTGAAGGGTCGCGGCATATCCTCTTCGCCCCGTTTACGGGGAGAAAGGTGGCGGCAGCCGGACGAGTGGCTGATCTCGCCGACCTCCTGGCGGGACATTATGCACTTAACAGGACAGCAGTGGGCCACGATCAGGGGATAACCAGTCCGCCGCGGTAGTCGAGCATATAGGCCTTCTGGCCATCGACCATGATGCATTCACTGCCGCTGAACCGCTCGCAGCTGCCTTCGCTGCGGTCGATATAGCGGCCGAGCGGATGGTCGAATTCCATTCCGCCAAGAAACCGCCCCTCTCGATACATCGCCGAAAGTGCTGTCTTGATCACCGTCCCGGCTGCTGCGCCGTCGATGAGATCAGGCGCAATGACGCAGCCAAAATAATTCATCGCCCAGACGGGCTCGTCGGCAAGCCACACCACTTCCTGTCCGGCGAAATCC from Rhizobium leguminosarum bv. trifolii WSM1325 encodes:
- a CDS encoding conserved hypothetical protein (KEGG: rec:RHECIAT_CH0001698 hypothetical protein); the protein is MLDIAMLNEFIVEAKATTYVGGGAARAPCRPSSHDIGYERGDWRYLDSYFGGTDFAGQEVVWLADEPVWAMNYFGCVIAPDLIDGAAAGTVIKTALSAMYREGRFLGGMEFDHPLGRYIDRSEGSCERFSGSECIMVDGQKAYMLDYRGGLVIP